The sequence ATCAAAAGGCTCAAAGTCTATCTGGCGGTGAGCAGCAGATGGTTGCTATTGCAAGGGGCTTGATGGCAGATCCAAAAATTCTAATATTTGACGAACCAAGCCTTGGCTTATCCCCAAAACTGACAATTGAAGTGTTTAGTATAATCAAAAATCTGAAAGAAAAAGGCATTGCGATGCTTCTTGTTGAACAGAACGTTCACCTGTCTTTGTCAATAACAGACAACGCCTATGTGCTTTCAGAAGGCAAAGTAGTACTATCTGGAAGCGGTGGGGATTTGCTGGAAAATCCCCAGGTAAAAGAAGCTTTTTTAGGTTTATAGCTTTAATCATCCAGGTAATCATCAAGGCTTATGTTTGCCATAGGCTTAAACAAAAAAGTCAAAACTAACAAAACAACAATTTCAATAGCAATGCCGTATAAACCTGCCCATATTCCCTTATAAACAGCCAACTTAAAATGACCCAAATATAAAATGTAAGTAGTAAGCACTATACCCGCTATTGTTGCAATACCAGCTGGAATTTTTGAAACCCTGTTTGTAAAAAGCGGCAAAAAGATGAGTGGAAATAACTGCACTACCCATGATCCAGCTATTAGCTGCAAAGTAATAATAAATGAAGGACTCATTGCAAGGCTTAAATACAGGGCAAGCAGTATTATTATTGCAACAGAAACTTTACTTATTATTCTTTCAGTAGAATCACTTATGTTTGGATTAATTAAGTTTTTGTAAATATTTCTTGTAAAAAGATTGGCACTTGCAATGGACATAATAGAAGCAGGGATCATACTGCCAAGTATAATAATTGCGCCAATTAATGCTGTAAGAATAGGTCCAAATGTTTTTGAAATAAGCATTGGAAATGCCATATTCGGATTTTTTAAACCAGGAACTACAAACAATGCCGCAAAACCTAATAATGTAATAAATAGAAGCATTATATTGTATATTGGAAGCACAATAGCGTTTTTTCTAACTGTGTTTGCATTTTTTGATGAATATACACCTGTTATTGCATGCGGATATAAAAACAATGCTGCAGCAGATCCAAATGCCAGTGTAGCAAAAACACTAATTTGACCGGGAGCAAGAACAGCCTTTTTTGGATAATGCGCATTAAACCAGCTAAACATATGTCCAATTGAGCCAAAATAATGTATTGGGATGTAAATAATTAAAAACAACACCATAGCCCATACAAAAAAGTCTTTTATAAATGCAGTTAATGCTGGAGCTCTAAGTCCATTAAAAACTGTAAAACCCATAACTAAAAGCAAAGAGATTATTATGGTAATGTTTGAAGGTACATGTGTAACACTTAGCATAAAATTCATCCCAAAAATC is a genomic window of Desulfurella sp. containing:
- a CDS encoding sodium:solute symporter, whose translation is MNILELSIMLAFIVIVGIVGFYASKFKPSLTNDITEWSLGGRHFGTFIVWFLIGGDVYTAYTLIAIPGLAYGAGVLALFATSYVIMTYPIVFLTMPRLWNVAKRHDFITAGDYVEKVFDSKFLALIVGIIGILAELPYIGLQIFGMNFMLSVTHVPSNITIIISLLLVMGFTVFNGLRAPALTAFIKDFFVWAMVLFLIIYIPIHYFGSIGHMFSWFNAHYPKKAVLAPGQISVFATLAFGSAAALFLYPHAITGVYSSKNANTVRKNAIVLPIYNIMLLFITLLGFAALFVVPGLKNPNMAFPMLISKTFGPILTALIGAIIILGSMIPASIMSIASANLFTRNIYKNLINPNISDSTERIISKVSVAIIILLALYLSLAMSPSFIITLQLIAGSWVVQLFPLIFLPLFTNRVSKIPAGIATIAGIVLTTYILYLGHFKLAVYKGIWAGLYGIAIEIVVLLVLTFLFKPMANISLDDYLDD